The Miscanthus floridulus cultivar M001 chromosome 6, ASM1932011v1, whole genome shotgun sequence genomic interval TATTAACTGGTGTTAATATGTTAGTTAATATTTAGCTAAATACTATTAGCTGGTTTCCTCTAATAGTTAGTTGTTAGTTAATAGCCCACTAATAAAAAACTATTAGCTGGTCTCCTCTAACAGTTTGTTCTTTGAATCTAAATAGATCCTTATTATAGAAAGAAAAGGGAAAGAACTTCCCAATGTGGGCAAAACATGTTTGATCTTTAAAATAGCTGACAGCTATATATGTATCTCAAGTGAGTAGCTATGACTAGAAGTCTTATGGTTCATGACTAGTATTTTCTTTTAGCTAGCAAAAATTCCATCACGGATACAGGAATTAGCATTCTTCCCTACCAACTCTTAACTTGTTGCTGTTAGAAGCTCTCTCAACTCTACAGATAGGATATAACATTATTATAAGATAAGATGAAAGCACGCATGCACACGCCAGCCAATGCGTTGCTACAATGGGAATCAGTTTTCTGGTTCCAAAATAAGCCATATAAATAGTTCATCTTGTTTTGGCATCTAGTTTGATATTTTATCATAATGTTCATAACCCCATTACAATTATAGACATCTTTATATAAGACATGTGCATTTCCTCTGTTGGTTCACGTAACACGAGTGGTGTGGGCCTTGCAAGTTCAAGTGCTACAAACCACCTAGTACTACTTTTGTTATATGCAAAATGGTGTCACTCATTAGTAGTGGTGGCCACCTAGCACCAGCAGCCGTTGGtgcaattttttgtttcaatttttgtTATATGCAAGTTACCTGCAGCCTGGTTTTAGTTCAGTGTAGCTTGCAGCCGCTGCAACTGTGTAGCAACTTAAATTCACTGTCAGGTCTGTAGCTAGAGCTGTGAAACGCTGTAGGTAGCGAAGAGGAAACTACGGAGCTGTTCCACTTCTTCATTGGCCATCTGTTGTTCATATTCCTTTCTTGACTATGCCCAAGTAACATAAAACAAGGAACTAAGAATGTTGCAAAAGACatggactactactactactcctcctaccactactcctcctcctcctcctactactactactactcctcttactactcctactactcctcctcttactactcctcctcttactactcctaccactcctcttactactcgctactcctaagtggctgttgctcttactctactactaccactctactgctacacttactctactctactactttctacttactactactacttgctactcctaagtggctgctgctcttactctactactaccactctactgctacacttactctactctactactttctacttactactactacttgctactactacttgctactcctaagtggctgctgctcttactctactactaccactccttctctatttttttgcttatatactgctggtgtgtagtggttgttgttgctgctgctgctgctactactactactcctaccactactactactactcctactactactcctcctcttactcctcctcctctgactactcctactactcctcttactactcgctactcctaagtggttgctgctcttactctactactaccactctactgctacacttactctactctactactttctacttactactactacttgctactcctaagtggttgctgctcttactctactactaccactccttctctgttttttttcttatatactgctggtgtgtagtggctgctgctgctactactactactactattactcctaccactactactcctactcctcctcctactactactcctcttactactcctactactcctcttactactactactcctcttactactcgctactcctaagtggttgctgctcttactctactactaccactctattgctacacttactctactcaactactttctacttactactactacttgctacttctagctactaactgatGGTTgctattgctttttttgccaaatctcctaggACTCGCTCAGGACTTGTTGTCTTGTCTTTTATCATCAGCTGTTgcactatgtttgttaagcagctgttggttttttttttttgccaaatctcccctctcctctcctctcctttgttttgtcaatgatgaaattgtctaaatccatacattatatggaatatgagctgatgatcaagaacttgtgaggaacttagcatcattagcagccgcccctacattaccttctcctctcttctttgttatgatgccttgatgctacaagttcaagatcagatgatgattgacatgtttctgaggcctctaccactgttactactctttttttgatatattgttgttttataggactactttggtttatagccctttttaaTTTCTTATACCCTCTcgcatacctaaagcacactttcttgcatctattagaacaaagtgcgAAATAATatcgtggacaccagacagtgcagtctgatgcctcgagcatgatgagcacccaactaATGAGGAGCAAGCACAAGAGGACtagctaactcaggagcagtttaataatgagttagaaaaggatctaaaagtgatgcttactcaggagcagtgtgacaaggaggaagggggagcagaaggaagagcaggagaggctgctgaaggtgaagaagaggatgatgatgatgactcataagagagatatgaaagtcccgagaatcctttcccatgtgaagccagaagaagaccaacagaggaagatttggacaaggattttgatccgaacgagaaggtagggaaaaagccttagcttgtaaattttgctaaaactttggctgtgttacctctgctaacactttgacctgtcgtatatataggtccatcctgaaactcagaaaagacaacgtcgatgtccgcgacatctcgctggacaagacggagtagaggaaaggagagcagaggcaacagccacagagacggatcacgatgcctctgctccacaacctcaagacacaaccatgactaccaagcctaagaggaaatgaggggatagaaaaggaaatctatatctagataaggcatgctatgtgataacagaggtcgggccagtagggtagatccttgagccaaaggaattaagaggatgattccgtaatgcgatcggggccctagtaagagataaattgaacccagcaatccctaactggaaagaggtactagagaacacaaagaatgcactatgggataggcagctgaagctcaattttagatttccggagggtaagcatgaattggtaaaaaaatgttatcaggatgatgggagagtcattccgacattggaggtcggagctcaacatgaagtatatccaaaaggggttaactctcttcaacgagtttggcaaaataactcctagtcaatgggaggagctcgtggctcagaagacttcaccggaggcattggagctcagtgcccgtaacaccgagctggcgaagaggaacaaacaccaccatcatctaggcctcggtggctactatgtcaaggaagaacagtttaggaagatggacaaagaggccgcagctgctaggaatatcgatgtgatgaatttgaaggtacgctcaaggaactggatatatacgaggagtacagaatcatccgacagtaatcttaagtttgataagccggagacccaagaggcgataTCAAGAATACTAAAATatgttgaagacaaggagaaggactcattcaatccttctagagagagggataaGCTTAGCCTTggcatgggaaacaaggagcacataggccgcaccagggggctagggaaaaggacgacctagaagcaaggattcaaagaggacaggcacatgtataagaaacatAGCCGAGACtgagagactagtcttgagctccaagtgaatgctctagttgcgaaggcgctggaggagcaaggactgtctacggagccacggatattagtgacgccgctaggagaactggcattagttagcagtcctccgaaagttcctagcagccaaggttccactatagTCATAACCCtagtcgatcgcatatgggaaccaactagttgcaccttggtgtttctcagcggccagcAGAACACTATGATAGagatggcaacgggtgtggcacatcctcccggtggcttacaccataataataagataccaccggactacactagggtcgaggtgcatacagtgaagcccgagttcatgcagtggaggatagactacgcaactcccaaggggctggtgttactcggagacgttatggggtagttcatcctctggcataaacgggacattatattgactgtttcttcaccgcctccccctctcccaaatttggagcgagttgttgaggtcggggagatattttcaccatctcctGACCCCCACATTcataagatgccacattcttccccgcctcctagcgagcaagtgcatgatgataTGCCaccgtcttctcaacaagcacaaccgatacatgaacaacgagtgcctcctgaagaaggtgatgcacaagaagatgaggacgtgcctgaatgggaatttcaaaagaagattccaatcaacataaggccagtttatgttccaatCAAAGACGTCTTGTTGGTGTTCAAGTGGTATTCCTATGACCAGTTCAaacctgagaaccaagttaaaaaagtcccatcacggggttctgaggaggccgtcactagcaaactccaccaaattacaaagcagtatccaaatgttgatgccaacgaatggtcaaaggattgcccaaaaacatatgaaagaggcaagcccttcctaccaaaccgggacatccagcgcctaccacttggaatgagaaggttccatgattggtacttgtgtgttctcccaacgagcatagatatcatacaagcatgcttccccaccagcacatttggaagcccagccagaaaaattatctttgacttcaataacatgcacacatgctttctcCTGGGAGAAATGAAGATGAATCTAAtttgcacgtggtgcctgtaagtccttgtcctcctgatatgatatgaatgtaatctttgaattgtgttgtaactaacccacgccgtgatttgtagaatgcaagtgcacattgtcaaacaaatgttaagtgtgaaagccgggtatgtagaccctcaagctatagcccaaacaaattttaattaccctaaacggtggacactggatgccaaagagctagctgctgcaaaaaCTCTTTGGAAGAAAGAGTGCATCCGTACgatgaaactaagggaagagtcccttaaggttgcagtatacattgccatggctttcaaaaatctccaacaacactctactatatggctaccatacaacttcgagtaagttcaactctatacttaaagctttgttcgatatattttattcgatgcaaaagagcttatctagttctatgattaaatccatgcagcaaccactggatttgtatagccgtcgatgttatgaggagcatggcatgggtctttgattcattagatagggacacggtgacatacaaagacttcatatcaattctcaagatgtatgcatatcgacaatcctcattagcttatatgtttgtatacatacttgtaacgttcacttttggattctaacaaattgtatttgctaaaataattcgaacagggcatttaggttctatgtcactaatcatcatggaaggcatgatccagcaaggaaggaaaagctagctataaaaacactatgtgcggtaagtgtaacttacttcttcagtactccgttacatggctgtcaaaagcattacttaacattttcatatgcaaaacacacagtgccctaagcagaggcctgggagtgtacattgtggatactatatatgttctatgatgagtaacaccggtgcctacaggagacaccccttaagggtaagtttgaacctcttcacccgtattataaaaacttcatacatggtatgaaatactaaaccgaaacttgttctcttgtagtggagagaaaagaaaggaatgaaaagagacccatacaaggatgaccaactcttagagctcgtcggcgacctttgtaacttcatattggaccagattgtacacgtcagaggcgcctaccatgaccgagagtctgagttaggtacaaatcctcagtaccaacaccttcgtgagactgaaaggctagctctaggacgttgataagaatgtgtatatttaatgatggattatatatattcttgtgaattggacttgtaattgtagtttatagaatacacttgtgcttgtagtcatggtcgtggggcattcggcaacgcgaacgtggttcgaaacgttggtcacggggcgttcggcaacacgaacgtggtcgaaacgttggtcgcggggcgttcgacaacgcgaacgcggttcggaacgttagtcgcgggacgttcggcaacgcgattttgaattgtaaatttaaattttttgcgggaaaacgtactgtaggggcggttcaaacaaatacctgtttgtaggggcggctggtactacagccacccctacaaatcgatttataggggcggctggtaatacgagccgcccctacaaatcgatttgtaggggcagctggtaatacgagccgcccctacaaatcgatttgtaggggagacctaggaaccgcccctacaaatgcatgatttgtagagacggttcggtaggggcggtcCGCCCCTACCAATGGTTAcgagccgcctctaaaaatcgattctgtagtagtgacacTCACTCACGGCAAGAGGTAGAAGAAAGGGTGATAACAGAGTGCACACACGCACACGAGCAGCAGCTCATCAACTCTGAATGTGCAGCAAAACTAAACTGTGACACCATCTTGAGTTCTTGACTTGTAGAATGAGAGGATTATGAAGCGAGTCACTaaaaatcattttgaatgcaaAACTAAACTGGTCCATCCATCGATCTCCAGTCCCCTAAACTGAACAAACACATTATTCCCTGCTATATTCTGCCTATATAGCAATTATCCTAAAACTGCCAATTTGTCAAGTCTGAGCAAACCGAGGTGGTTTTCAGAAATAGCAGTAGCAAGCAGCTAGCTACTGCTGAAATTCTAATTGCTGCTACCACTAGTTTCAGGGTTTTGGTAGAGATTTTAATTGGTTCAGCAATCATAAGAAAAATTATTTTGcatgaacaagtataacatgataGCACACTGAGTGAAACATGCACATCTTCTCCATGAGTGAAACAGgttccacatgtaagcaaaaagaatgatagcagagcagcagcaggccatggaAGAACATTCATAGTCTAAGCCTGCTGAAAAAAGATTCAGCAAGCAATTAATGGCAACATATATGCCATTAAACCAAAGAATGAATGGCAAGGCAGTGGCAAGCATTAACAACAACATATATGTTAAATAAGTATACTGCTTATGCTACTAGATTGCCAAGCTACAATTGAAAAATTGCTAAGGCACAATAAGTAAACTATTAAATTGCCAAGCTACAATTGAAAAATTGCTAAGGCACAATAAGTAAACTGCTTAAGCATAAACACATACTCTGTATGTTGGCTTCCTCTAGTAGACCTTGCATGCGCACACACCGCATCATAGACATCACAAACATCTTTGGTGCACTTGAAATCCATCTTTGATGTGTAATCAACATATGGTGATCGCAAAGTAGCTGGCCTTTTCAAAGCTCGTTTTGGCAGAGGTTGATATGCAAGTGTAACTGAAAGTTTTCCACTACTAGGCTCCTCAACCAGTGCTTTCCTCTTTCTTGATTCATTCTCTTTGATGGCATCATCTCCTAACTTCTAAAATTCTTCTTCTAGTATCTCATCAAGTGAGCATGTAGCACCACCAAAACCTCCTACAGACTTGGTGGAAGAAATGTTGTCTTCATAAAAAAGCTTGAAGTCTAGAGGGGTGAAATCTAGAGGATCCATATTTGTTGCATTGCCTATTTCTTGTTGGACAATATTTTCTGAAACAGAAACCTTGAAACTGCAGCCTTCTCCAACATTGTGCACCGAAGTGGATGTGGCAGCACCATCACCTGCATATAAAATAAAGAAGATATAAGCAAAGATGGaagaaaaaggaaataaaatgttACAATAGGTAGCTTCAACATTACCTACATCTTTTTGTTCAACTCGATTACTTGGCAGCCGTAGCTTCAACTTCCTATTGTGTGCAATTCCTACTTTCTTAAGATTTTCAGGTAGGATATATGCAAGAGGTTGAGGTTCAGCTGGCCTTTCATCATCTTTTGCTCTCTCAGGGCTAGAGTGTATTGGAGATTTGCCATCTGCAGACATAGGTGGACTTGAATGCTTGTCAGAGCCTTTATCTTGATTATCAGCTTTAGTATCTTTATGCATCCTCCTTAACCGCACAATCAAAGGCACATGATCTTGACTATTGTGCTCATCTTCACTGATGTTGCCAATAAACATGCCATCAACTGGATCATCAAAATCAAGGGGTGGAGTTCCCCCATCTTCAACTGGATCTGATTCTTCTTTTGTATCCTCTAAAGAAGAATACTCTCCTGCAGTTTCTTcttcaccatcaccaccatcatcttcttcatcattaatgccatcatcttcatcttcatcttcatcttcttcttcatcatcgctgtcatgttcatcatcatcagtgccatcatcttcatcttcttcatcaggcAATTGATCATCCTCAGGTGCCTGTCTTGTTTGCCTGGACCTGGTCTGCCTTTGTTCTACACGTGGTGGTTGGCATTCAGATGCAACACCATCTCCATGAGAACTGGTTGTGGAAGATGGTTCTTCAATTTTGGATACTTTTTCTAAGAAAGTACCCATAAGGTTGGTAAAACCAGTACAAAACTCACTCACAGTAGTAGTCAATTTCCTATTTTTCTACAAGTGAAAATAGTGACATGATCATTAAACAAATGCGAGGAAACGACAGGAAAGCTTGGACTGGATTTTAAAGGTGGATACAAAGATTAATGAAAAAGAAAAGTATGGGATGAAAGACGATTATAAACAACAGATTAATGATCACTATACTACTATGTTATATTTGCCTAGCACAAACAGTGTAATTGCCCAACAAATCATTTAAAAATACTACATCAGATTTATGGACAGACCTGATCGGACATGTTTGATGACACCTTTGAAGACACGAATCTGCACACATCATCTAACTGGAATAATGAAGATTGCACAACTGTATGGTCAGAACTTTTAAGATTGATAAATTAAAAGAGAAAGAATAAGAGTAGATTAGGAACATGGGTTATTTTTTgtgataagaaaaagaaaaaatgcacAACTGTTATAATCCATACCTTGAGCTTTCCAAAGGAGTCGTCACGGTTGGTGTCTAACTTAACTACCTAATCTACCAAGCTCCTTGACCATGCTGCAATCCTAGGCATCGTCGTTGGGATGTCAACATTTTCAACCAGCAAAGAGTCTACATATAGGATCTGAAAAGAAGCACATATACAAAAGAAAATGGTATCATCAAATACAAACAAGGCAAAACAGAAAAAATAGACATtggtagaagaagaagaagaaataaaCTTACAACTAAGAAAAGAATGCAGCCCCTAACAGAACTCCTTTTTCCCATTTTTGAAACCGATTTCTTCAGCTGGTCAACCACAAACTGACACCAATTGAGGTCTTTAACATGAGAAAGGTCCATGATTGATGGGTAGCATCTAGGTCTGATTCCCATGCTGGTAGGGGGCACAAGAATGTTGAAACAGCAAGCATCAGCCAAGACCTTAGAAAATCATCACTAGCTCTCTTGGTGGACAACACTCCTTTCACTATTGCCCCAATCATAGGTGCTTTTCCTCGAGCAATTTTATACTTGGCCTGAATGAAGTCTATTGCACTGACATCAAGCTCATATTTTACTTCATCACCACTGTTTGGCAAGTCCATGATAGACTGCACAACTTCAGCTGTGATTTTAATTACACCTCTTCCAGGAAACACCAGCTGCGAAGACTCGGCATCGAAATAATCCACCATTACCCAATTTGCTAACCTTGCTGGTAGTGTATCACATTTTATATTCAGTAGGCCTCCAAACCCGATTGCCTTTATCTTATTGCGTTGAGATTCAGTCATTTTCTTGTACAGCTTAACAAGACGAGAAGGAGAAGCTCGGTTCCTTGTACCTTAAACATTCCTTGTACCCTAAACAGTAGTCAAATGTAAAATGCTtaagaaaatataaaaaaaaggCTACACGTGACACACAAAAATGCTATATGGGGCACACATATATGCCAGAAAAGATACAACATATATAATTATTACAAAACAGAAAGTATGGACATACCTGATTGGAAGAAGATGCGTGTTGCTGCTGTCGAAGTCCTCTAGCCATTTTCCTGCATACAATAAAAAATGTGATAATTGAAGACAATGTTGACGGTGGAAGGTAACAAAAAGTGGATACAAAAAAATAGATCAATGCATATGCAGTATTACAAGTTGTGCACTTGGAACAATACAGAGAATGGGATAATTTGTTTGGCAGACATTTCTACAATCAGGCTAGCTTGATAGGAATCAGGTGACTCGCGTATTTAGGCGTGCTAATAACAACCTCAACCACCGTCAGATGGTGTGTTCACATATGAATGTTTTCCTAAAATTCCGAATATTCAGATTTGTTGTGTTACTAATGAGATGTGAACAAAAACAACACAGGTAATGTTCCCTGTGCTTGAGGCCATGTGAAACAATGGATCAGACACAGTGGGACACTACTACTTGCTGGTTCT includes:
- the LOC136457936 gene encoding uncharacterized protein isoform X1, whose amino-acid sequence is MSDQKNRKLTTTVSEFCTGFTNLMGTFLEKVSKIEEPSSTTSSHGDGVASECQPPRVEQRQTRSRQTRQAPEDDQLPDEEDEDDGTDDDEHDSDDEEEDEDEDEDDGINDEEDDGGDGEEETAGEYSSLEDTKEESDPVEDGGTPPLDFDDPVDGMFIGNISEDEHNSQDHVPLIVRLRRMHKDTKADNQDKGSDKHSSPPMSADGKSPIHSSPERAKDDERPAEPQPLAYILPENLKKVGIAHNRKLKLRLPSNRVEQKDVGDGAATSTSVHNVGEGCSFKVSVSENIVQQEIGNATNMDPLDFTPLDFKLFYEDNISSTKSVGGFGGATCSLDEILEEEF
- the LOC136457936 gene encoding late secretory pathway protein AVL9-like isoform X2; this encodes MSDQKNRKLTTTVSEFCTGFTNLMGTFLEKVSKIEEPSSTTSSHGDGVASECQPPRVEQRQTRSRQTRQAPEDDQLPDEEDEDDGTDDDEHDSDDEEEDEDEDEDDGINDEEDDGGDGEEETAGEYSSLEDTKEESDPVEDGGTPPLDFDDPVDGMFIGNISEDEHNSQDHVPLIVRLRRMHKDTKADNQDKGSDKHSSPPMSADGKSPIHSSPERAKDDERPAEPQPLAYILPENLKKVGIAHNRKLKLRLPSNRVEQKDVMVLPHPLRCTMLEKAAVSRFLFQKILSNKK